In Streptomyces pluripotens, the genomic window ACCCGTGTGTGCGGGCCCGACCACCCTCGCGCCCCGGTGCGGTGGAAGTCCAACCGTCGGCCCGGATGGGATTGAGCGGCCCCGTTTCTCAATCGGCTTCGCTGCCCGGAGCGCCGGTGTGCTGTGTGGTGGAGGGGATGACGGGCGGTTGTGTGATCGTGCAGACTCACGCTATGTGGGGTGACTTTCGATAGGAAACTTTACTATCTTCAGCCTCGCCTTCCTTTCGTTGGAGTCCCTCGTGCACCCAGTCCCTGAAACACGTGCCCGCGCACGGGTCTCCCGGCGGACCGTCGTCGCGCTGGGCGTCATCGCTTCCGGCTCCCTGCTGGCGATCCGGCGGGACGGAACGGTGCCGGCGGCTGCACCGGGCCTGGACGACCCAGCGAAGAAGGAGACGGCGATGAAGCTGGTGTCGAGCGCGGAGAACTCCTCGCTCGACTGGAAGGCCCAGTACAAGTACATCGAGGACATCGACGACGGCCGTGGCTACACCGGCGGTCTCATCGGGTTCTGCTCCGGCACCGGCGACATGCTCGACGTCGTCCGGCTCTACACCGATCTCAGGCCCGGCAACGTCCTCGCCCGCTATCTGCCCGCTCTGCACCGGGTCGAAGGCACCGACTCCCATCGGGGCCTCGATCCGGACTTCCCGCGAGACTGGCGCCAAGCCGCCCGGGACCCAGCGTTCCAGCAGGCCCAGAACGTCGAACGCGACCGGGTCTACTTCAACCCCGCCATCGCCCGGGGCAAGGACGACGGTCTGCGTGCGCTCGGCCAGTTCGTCTACTACGACGCCCTGGTCATGCATGGCGACGGAGACGAGCCGACCGGCTTCCGCAACATCCGCAAGAGGGCCCTGCGCCGTGCCGAGCCGCCGGCCCGGGGTGGCGACGAGACGACGTACCTCGACGCTTTCCTCGACGCCCGCGTGTGGGCCATGGAACAGGAGGAGGCGCACAGCGACACCAGCCGCGTCGACACCGCGCAGCGGGTCTTCTTGCGCAGGGGCAACTTCGACCTGGACACCCCACTCGACTGGCAGGTGTACGGGGACAGTTACCACATCGGCTGACCTCGCGGGCGCCAGTAGGGCTGCGGTAGTCCACCAGGCACGGGCACCGCCCGCCGAACCGCGGGGCCGCGACCGGGGCCGCGGTCCCGGTGCACTGAGCGGAACGGGAGAGGAACTGGGCCGCTTTGGTGATGGATCCGGGCATGGCCGCAGGCCCACCTGTCATCAGGCGACACAAGCGTACGCGGTGCTGCGGTGATCACCGCAGGAACGGCTCATCAGGCGGTCGGTCCCGTGTGTTCCGGCCGGAGGGGCGCACTCGCACGCCGCGCTCCTGACGAGGTAAAGATGAGCGGTGAGCGAACGATCCCACCGATGCGGAGGAACGGACTCATGCCGCACGAGCGAGCGGGCCGGCCGGCCGGTCCGCAGGACCTTGTCGACGTGGCCCGGCTGGTCACGGCGTACTACGCGCTGCACCCCGACCCGGCCGACCCGGCACAGCGGGTGGCGTTCGGCACCTCGGGGCACCGGGGTTCGTCCCTGGCGAACGCCTTCAACGAGGACCACATCGCAGCCACCAGCCAGGCGATCTGTGAATACCGCGCGGCGCGTGGCACGGACGGTCCGCTGTTCCTGGGAGCCGACACCCATGCCTTGTCGGAGCCGGCGAGGATCA contains:
- a CDS encoding chitosanase, translated to MHPVPETRARARVSRRTVVALGVIASGSLLAIRRDGTVPAAAPGLDDPAKKETAMKLVSSAENSSLDWKAQYKYIEDIDDGRGYTGGLIGFCSGTGDMLDVVRLYTDLRPGNVLARYLPALHRVEGTDSHRGLDPDFPRDWRQAARDPAFQQAQNVERDRVYFNPAIARGKDDGLRALGQFVYYDALVMHGDGDEPTGFRNIRKRALRRAEPPARGGDETTYLDAFLDARVWAMEQEEAHSDTSRVDTAQRVFLRRGNFDLDTPLDWQVYGDSYHIG